GAACTTCAGCGTGGTAAAATGGATACTCTGTCCGTCCTCTCCTAGCACACGTTTAGCGGGCGGAGAGGGTagcacttctttagtgaataagagttcaaagttcatacaaagttgccatactttaagctcatgctatattctgaCTGGTATAGTCGAAATTCATCCTTTCGGCATGTTGACCGTCATCTTCACGTTGAAATTCGATGCTAATTTCATTAGGTTATTATCTGAGCCCTTTTAACGTAGGACCGTCGCCCTAACGTCCTCGGAACAGAAAGTAACATTTTCGTAAAGGGGCTTATATAGGGTTGGGAGAGAGGGCCGTGTTTCATAGTTTaaaaccaatgtctgttcacatgggcggggccactgTTCCATTTCCCACCTTTTGATGTTCCCAGACTCTCTGTGTTAACAAAGGGATTTTCAATAGTCACATCGGTAGAgtagagaggaagaaggggacaggtatttatgggggtcatcAATCTCCCCTAACAGGTCAACGTCATGACAAGTGTGATTTGAATCTTTGCAGGCTGgcaggctgtggagtcacagaggaaggctgtgctcctctggtctcagctctcagttcaaacccctcacacctgagagagctggatctgagtaacaatgacctgaaggattcaggagtgaagctgctctctgatggactggggaatccccactgtaaactggagactctgaggtcagtattcctgtagttggatAACTGTTCTGAaaacgttaaaaaaaaaaatatggagaaaaatgtactgccactattttcacaCCCAAAGAATATCAGTctgattttaatatgatttgactctttacaggctgtcaggctgtctagtcacagaggaaggctgtgcttctctggtctcagctctcagttcaaacccctcacacctgagagagctggatctgagctacaatcacccaggagactcaggagtcagactgctctctgctagactggaggatccacactgcagactggagaaactcaagtatgtagagggtttatgtcaatgttcatatcagacatgtttgacTTGTCAGGCTAGTTAAGACAAATATTCTTACCACCACTTGGACAAATTATTcgttactgtgtgtttgtgtccagtgtgtgtgcgtgtgtgtgtgagttcaggtgtatccctcaatgactgtctgttcttctgcttaccgctacagtgtggaacatggtggagagaacagaatgaaacatcggcttagaaaatgtgagtgttgactgatgtgaagaatatgactaagaataagtcttaattcaagttaagtcaaagtcaaataccaccatcattacttatttggtcatattaaatatcagctgtagttctacagaagcagaaatcagggacaccaacgtttacaaagagttgctttgactgtgtgtgtgtgtgtgtgtgtgtgtgtgtgtgtgtggcgcatTCGTGTTACATaagaaatgtgtgtttgtgttcatgataaatacaagtgtgtgtgtgtgtgtgtgtgtgtgtgtgtgtgtgtgtgtgtgtgtgtgtgtgtgtgtgtgtgtgtgtgtgtgtgtgtgtgtgtgtgtgtgtgtgtgtgtgtgtgtgtgtgtgtgtgtgtgtgtgtgtgtgtgattaatgggaataagtgtgtttttatattaccatacagtataacatatgatcattcaacaagtctcaagttaccttaacttctccttttgatacctagaaacatctacattaaatgaattagtgaaaagtgagttaacattctaatgtgaatgatgatgatttctaatattgtgtcttgtttcatccatcagatgtctgtgatctcacactggacccaaacacagtaaacagactcctctctctgtctgaggggaacagaaaggtgacatgtaggagagaggagcagccgtatcctgatcacccagagagatttgaggactatagacaggtgctgtgtagagagggtctgactgggcgctgttactgggaggtagagtggagtggaggggctgatataggagtgacatataaaggaatcagcaggagaggatggggtaaTGACTGTTGTATTGgatacaatgacaagtcctggagtctgttctgctctgacaacagttACACTGCCTGGCACAATAATAAACTcactaccatagacgtcccctcctccagctcccacagagtaggagtgtatctggactggccagccggcactctgtccttctatagagcctcctctgacatactgacccacctgatcacattcacctccacattcactgagcccctctatccagggtttcaTCTTTGGGGTCGGGGCGCCTCAGCGTCTCTTTGTCAGGTGGTCCCTGTGTCAAACACAACATGATGTTTCACTCTAATCATGTTCAGTAAGACACACTGGAGCAACAATGTAGCATATCTCTCTGGTCATGAGTTAAAATGTTATTATTACAGCTAAATATTCATGATTTTACACCACTTATGTTAATAGTCATTAATAGattgaatcaccacactgtgttgtagaaactggtttcattaatagaatgaatcaccacactgtgttgtagaaactggtttcattagtagaatgaatcaccacactgtgttgtagaaactg
The nucleotide sequence above comes from Oncorhynchus nerka isolate Pitt River unplaced genomic scaffold, Oner_Uvic_2.0 unplaced_scaffold_6614, whole genome shotgun sequence. Encoded proteins:
- the LOC115118289 gene encoding E3 ubiquitin-protein ligase Midline-1-like; amino-acid sequence: MDLWSSEECLVVNFSVTLCVNKGIFNSHIGRVERKKGTGIYGGHQSPLTGQRHDKCDLNLCRLAGCGVTEEGCAPLVSALSSNPSHLRELDLSNNDLKDSGVKLLSDGLGNPHCKLETLRLSGCLVTEEGCASLVSALSSNPSHLRELDLSYNHPGDSGVRLLSARLEDPHCRLEKLNVEHGGENRMKHRLRKYVCDLTLDPNTVNRLLSLSEGNRKVTCRREEQPYPDHPERFEDYRQVLCREGLTGRCYWEVEWSGGADIGVTYKGISRRGWGNDCCIGYNDKSWSLFCSDNSYTAWHNNKLTTIDVPSSSSHRVGVYLDWPAGTLSFYRASSDILTHLITFTSTFTEPLYPGFHLWGRGASASLCQVVPVSNTT